A stretch of DNA from Desulfosarcina ovata subsp. ovata:
ACACGGCGCGCATAGCCTGGGAACTGGAAGGAAACGATGCCGGTATCGATGCGATCTATCGGTTCCTGAACCGTTTCACGGAAGTGTCCAAGCGAATGGAGTCCGACATCGATCTGTCCAAGATCAAGGACATCGATTCCATTGCCGCCGAACTGGGATTCAACCTCAAGGATTTCACTACCAAGGGTCCCTATGGCAAGTGGTTTGCCGGACCGGCCACCTTGGACATCGGCAGCGACGAGTTCGTGGTCCTTGAAGTCGATTCGCTGAAAGACATGGACTCGCTGTTCAGGGTGGTTTGCATGCAGATCATCCACTACATCACCCAGAATCTCTATCTTTCAGATCGTCAGCGCCCGCGTGTGATCGTCTTCGAGGAGACGGCCCAGTGGGTCAGCAAGGACAGCTTCATCGCCATGGTCATCGAGTCCGGGTACCGACTGGCGCGTAAATATTTCGGGTCCTTCATCACGGTGCTGCAATCGCCCCTGGACATCGTCAATTTCGACAAGGTCGGCCGGGTAATCAATTCCAACTCGGCCTACAAATTCTATTTGCAATCCAGGGACTACCCCCAGGCAATCAAAGAGAAAATCATCGAGTACGACGAATTCATGGGCGCCATCCTGAACTCGGTGCGTCTGGTGAAGCCCAAATACTCCGAGTTCCTGATGGAAACCCCCAACGGAACCGGCGTGGCACGGCTGTCCCTCGATCCGGTGGCCTACTATGCCTTTACTTCCGATCCCCAGGACAACGCCCGCATCAACGCCCTTTTAAGAAAAGGATATCCATATCATGAAGCGATTCAAAAGCTCGCCGGTCAAAGGCGTTATTGAAATCGGCGTCCTGATACTTTGCCTTTTCATGAACCAAGGCGGTCTCCAGGCCAGGAACCTGGGCCGTGTGGGACCGGTATACCCGATCATTGAAAAAAGCGCCGCGTTTTCAAAAAACGGCAACGATAGCCGACCCAATCCCATCACGTCCATGACACTGCCGACCACGTCGGTCGAAACGAAACAATTCCTGGATTTAACCTACACGGTCCCCTGGGACATCACCGACGCCGAAGGAAATATCGTCTACCCGAAAGGGTATCGCTACAACCCTCTGGCACATCGCCGGTTTCGCACCATGATCGTCATCGATGGAAGTAAGCCTGACCAGCTTGACTGGGCCGATCATGCAGAGGGCACAGCCGATCCCATGACACGCATCGTGATCACCCAGGGCGACCTTACCACCGTATCCAAACGATTCCATCGGCATGTCTATCGATTGCATCCCCAGGTGGCCCAACGCTTTGGGATAAAAAGCGTTCCAACAATTGTTCAACAGAAAGGAGCGGTCCTTGCGGTTACATCCACACCTGTCCATTAGTTTGATTTTGATTCTCATCCTGCCCACGCTCGTGGGCTCGACGTGTATCGAACAGGAATGGAACCCGGACGGATTCGACTACGAATTCGAGGTGCTTGGCACCTGTGAATGCTGCTACGGTTGGTGGTGTCGATACGGTACTTTAATAGCATTCTGGGAGCCTCACAGGATAATCGAAACGGTAAAGGATCCGTATTGTTCGCCGACCGCGTCCCAATCCCTGCTGCTCAGCCTATCGGCAGATGATGCGGGGTCCTTGGATGAAGTGTTTCTCGGCGGGACCCACGCCGATCATTCCAACACGGAAGGGGCCACGGTTTTCGCACAAGTTCATTATCTCACGCATCCCATGCTCGATGCCATGATCGATGAGTTCGACGACATGTGTTGGGAATCTTCCGACAACGGCATGGAATACATATCGGAGACCGACAGTGAATGGCAGGAAATCTACAGCTCCATGTGGTGGCCTGAGGCTTCATTGTTTGCCACATACCCCATGGTCGAGACCTGCATGGCCGATGCGGCAGCGGCTCAGTTCGGTACACCCATCGATGCGCTTTACTGGTGTTTGGGCGCATGGGGGACCCTGTTTAACATGAACGGGCATTTCAACCAGGACGAATACACCACGGGGAATGCCGGTCTTGCTGCGCGAACCATCGCCCATATGGGTCGCCGTGGTTTATTGATGGATGCGGCATCCGTACAATGCTACGCCATTTCGATGCCCATCTGGATAAAAAGCTATTTCAAGCTGCAGCCAATACGTCCCAATGAACACCCCTTTAAAATCCCCATCGGTATGGATCCTCTGTTTTGGTCAGAGGGTCTTAATCGTGTCGATCCGGGCGGGGATAATTTCGCATGGCTTTTATGGCGGCTGCGTATTTGCTGTGCCAGCTGATCGCAGGTGGATATGAAACCGATCACCTTGGCAATATCATTGATCGTCATTTCGAGCCTTCTTTCAAGCGGGCAGGATATTGAAAGAATGGTCAATGGGATTGAAAAAAGCCCCTACTTCCAAAGGGCCGAACAGGCCGTCAAGCGAAATGAAAAAACGCTGCATCGCAAGGTGCAACAAAAAATCGAAGAGAAGAGAGTCACCGTCAGCGCCATCAACGAGCAAATAAAAAACGAACTGATCCAAGCGGCGGCCCCTGAAACTGAAAATGCCGATGCCCATGTCGATACAACATCCAGAATTTATATTTTCGTGTCCCGGTCGGTTCCCCTGGCGGTTCTCAAATCTTTTGCCGCCGACATCGATACTCTTGGCAGCAATACGCTGCGCCTTGTTTTCAGGGCGTTCCCGAAGAATTTCCTGCATACGTTTTTACAAAAAGAGCAGGCCGGTACAAAAGGAGATGGTGTGGTCAGGGCGAAGATCATCGTCGGTGAGAAAATTTTCAATCGCTATCACGTGGACCGGGTACCGGCCGTGGTTTTCGATCCAGATCCCATGACCTCACACGACGACTGGCTGCTTGTTTATGGGGCGGACTCCCTGCATCAGGCATTGACATTGTTTTATCGGGAGTCCGGCCGGCACGAATTGAAAATGGCCGCAAACCGGGTGGTCAAAATTGAATAAACCGAGGCTGAACGCCAAATTTTCATGCTGCCTGGCGCTGCTCTGTTTATCGCTTGCCGCCGGCATGGCCATACCGGACCGCCTGACCATAACCAAAACCGACAGCGTCAAATATCATCTGTTTTGGGAGATCGATCGGAAGAGATTGCAAAGGGGCGATTACGTCCGTCTCCCACTCTTCGATCCGGGAGTGGGCTGCAAACCGTGCAGCATTGTCAAGCGCATCGGTTGCCTGCCGGGAGATCGATTGGTAAGCGAGGATATGAACTACTACTGCAATGGCAAGTATTTGGGTCAGTGCATGACCGGCAAAAATATCGCGCCATTTCGATTCACCGGCAAGGTGCCGCCGGGCATGGTTTTTCTGGTCGGTGACAGGGACAACAGCTATGACTCACGATACTTCGGATTTAAATCGATCAGCGACATCGAAACGGTGCTTTCTCCTCTTTTTTAGCCTGCTTCTCATTGCAGCACCCGCATGGTCTGCAGACACGTTCTGGGAAGATCGCCAAAGAGGCTACTTTTGGTATGAAGACCCTGACCTGCCAGTTTACGAGGAACAAGACGTTCCGATTGAGGATCAGCCAATGATTGGAAATACCGGACAAGATACCAGGCCTGATCGATACAGCTATGACGAACTGTTCGATCTGCATCCGGACCGATTTCAAGTAGTGATCGACGCGCGGCTCAAACATGCGGTTCATCGTCCAACCGAAGAAAATGTGCTGAGGTTTCTGGAAGCCACGGATGTGGCCAAAAAGAAAAGCCGCCTGATGGCCAATGTCGCCGGCTATGTGGCCATGCAGAACCCGTGGTTGACCGGTGAGTCCCGATATCCCTATTCACAGCCCGGCCGCGGCGTATACGTCCGGCAGCGCAATAGAGACATCCAAGCAACGCTTGCAGAATTCAAGGACCGATATGCCATCATCGCCTTTCATCAAGCAGGATGCGGATATTGCACGGCACAAGAGGAGATTCTGTCTCACTTCGAACATCTGAACAGCTGGACCATAAGGCGGATCGATATCACCGAAAACCCGGGTTTGGCGGCCAGATTCCATGTCGACATCACACCGACATTGCTTTTGGTTTCTCGCAGCACCCAAAACTCGAGCATCCTCTCCTCGGGAGTGATCTCGTTGGATCAACTCACCACACGTGTTTACCAGCTGATCCGCCTGATGGAGCGCCGCGCCGATCCAACGGATTTTTATCCCATGGCCTTTCACGAAACCGTAAAATAACCGGGAGATAGCCATGCATAAACACTTCCTGCTCAGCATCGTCCTTATTCTAACGGCAGCCGGTACATGCTTTGCCGATGATTGGATCGACAATTGGATCCAACAGGCCACCGCCAACGGCCCCAATATGTTCGAAAGCCAGAAGCGGGGCTACGCCTCGGCCGGGAGCCTGTCCCTTCGCTTTAAAAACGAGAAGGACTACCTGGTCAGTTTCGCGCCGCCCCGTTTTCGGGCCGGCTGTGGCGGCATCGACATGTTCATGGGAAGTTTCTCCTACCTGGATGCGGAATATCTGATGGAAAAACTGGAACGTATTGCAGAGGGTGGCGTGGCAACCTTTGTTTACGATATCGCCATGTCGGTGCTTTCCGAGCCCATTCAAAAGTCCATGAAATCGCTGGAGGCGATGGTGGATCGGCTCAATCAATTGCAGATCGACGACTGCCAGGCTGCCAAGGGTGTATCGGCCTACCTGAAGAGTACTTCGTCGGGAGAGGATCAATCCGAGGCACTTCAAAAATTCCTGATCGAAAGCGGTATCAACGACTTTTATCAGGGCGCCCAGGACGATTACAATAGCTCAAACACCCAACAGGTCATGCAGGATGCGGGGGTGACGGTAAGCGACATGACCTCAGGCTGCCCCGAAGAAATGCGGCGCGTATTTTTCAAAGACGGTTCACTGCTCGCCAACGTTGCCGTGGAAAACAATATCCCCGAATCCCAGACCCGGATCATGTCGGCGCTCACAGGGGACGTGCTGATCGACAGCGGCCGTTATTTCATGATCGGTCCATGCTACAACGATCCCGGGGATGTGGATGCGCTGGTCTATGGTGACCTGATCACCCGGGATGCCAGCGGCGCTTGCAGGCAACTGGATCACATTCGTATCGACGGCATCAACTATGACTCTTTATACGCCTGGGCCTATGCCATGATAGGTGAGGTCATCACGGCCATCGGCACGAAAGCGGATCTATCGCCGGCGGCACAAGCCTTCATCGAAAGCATGCCTTCGCCGGTATATATGCTTGTATTAAACGACATCAAGGCGGTCGGGGATTTGAATAATGTGGAAGAAATCTCCGGCCGTCTCGCCTATGTGGGTGCCCTCTCCTACGCCTACCAGATGAGCAAGTCGCTTTTGTTCAACACCTATAAACTCTATCACGATGCCATGCGCATCGCTCACAATCAACTGGGTCCGGATGCCGGCGGCAGATGCGTGCAGCAGCTTGTGGAACAACCGGCCGGCTATATCGAAACCATACTGGGCCGTTTGGACAGCATGTATGGTTATCTCGAACAAGCCTATGCAGCTTCCCTGCAGCGAATCACCAACGATCTGCAGCAGGAACGGTTGATCCAGGATAGAGGTGATCGTCTGAATCGTATTTCTTTTGACAAAACGGGAATCCGTAAATGAAACGACTCTGCGAAATACCCCCCTTTATGATTTTGCTCGCTCCGGGTTATGCCTTGGCCGATATTCCGGATACGTTCAGGGAGTATGTCACCTATGGAGGGTTCCACAGCATCCACAACGCCTTGAGCCGGATCGCGTTGAGTTTCTCGGACAATTCCTATGAGGGGCTTTTCGTTGCCTTCATGGTGGTGGCCCTCACCTTCTGGTTGGGCTGGGGCGCCATCGGCTATTTTCGAAATGGCAGCGCCCTGGGTTTTATCTACATGGCGTTTACCATTTTGACCGGGGCCATCGTCTATATCGCCTTGATCCGCCCCACGACATCCATGGTGGTGTATGACGAACTTTTGAATATTCATCAGGAAGTGGCCGACGTTCCCGAGGGTGTGGCGCTTTTAGCCGGCATGCAAAACAGCTTTACCCGCACCATGACCGACATCATATGGACATCCGCCGATCCGGAAGTGTACGACTACCGGGAAAACGCCAATGGCGATGTCTACAATATCGTTCGCCAAGTCTATAATGGAGAGATCGATATCTCTACCCAAAACGGAAACGGACGTTACATCAATGCGTCCTTGCGGCGATATTGCGAAGATTGCGTCGCTTTTGAGATCCTGCGGCCGCAAAGCGATCTGAATGTCAATATGTTCGCCACCAGTTCGGATCTGACCGAGCTTCTGGAGGCGGCCCGGAGCCCTTCGGTATTCACGGTGTATTTCAACAGTGCCAGCCCCACCGGTACGACCATGAGTTGTGCCGACGCCTATGATCGGATTGTCGGCGACCTGAACGCCATCACCGACATCTCGGATGAGAACATGAATTTCTGGCAAACCAAATGCGCGGAGGCCGGCTACCACAACAGCACGGGAATGATCGGTGAGGACCAGATCAAGCGCTGCATGCAGCGCACCACGCAATTTTTATCCTACATCACCCAGGGCAATGTGGCCCCATCGGAAGTTACCCGCAACCTGTTGATTGCCCGTGAACTCTGGAACGCGGCCCTGAATGCAGATATCGCCGCTCTCGGGAATTATAAAATCGGCACGGCCCTTTCAGGTGAAGCCATTTCTACGGATCGATGGCTGCCGCTGATCAAGGAGGTAATGACTGCCATCTATTTAGGTCTGGTGCCCTTTCTGGTCATTTTATTGCCGACACCGCTTATCGGCCGGGTCGGTGGTCTCATCATCGGTTTTTTCTGTTTCCTGACGGCCTGGGAAGTCTGCGATGCCCTGGTCCACAGCTATGCCATGGATCATACCATCAACTTTTTCGATGAAATTCGTCGCAACGGGCTGAGCTTTAAATCCATTGCCATGATGGAGAGCCATAGCCACCAATCCATGCTGATGTTCGGCAAGACCCGGTCCGCCACGATGATCCTGGCCGGCGTGATTTCTGGAGTCATCGCCAAATTCGGCGGCGCTGCCCTGGCCCACTTTGCCAATACAATGAACTTCGGTCATTTGGGCCGCGAGGCGGCAACCCAGATAAACGATCCCAACGGGCAGGCAAGTGCCCTGGAGTCCTATGCCAAATCGCCGGTTCCGGTTGAGACACACCGCAACCAAGGCTATCATGAGATGGTCCGCCTCTCCAATCTCGCTTATGCCGGTAACATATCGGGAAGTGAAATTTTGATTGACGATAGTGACGGATCGTTTACGGCCGCGGCCGCACATAAGGGCAGGGAAACCACCAACCGCACGCTCGATGGTTCCGCCAGATATTCTGCCGTCAACAAACAGTCCGGGATCAGGGACATGAACGCCCAGGATGCCCGCGAACTGATGCAGGAAAGCCAGGTGGCAGGTGGCTTGGCGTCGGCAGTGACAGCCGAGAGTCTCGGTATGGAAGAGCACTACGACCGGACCAGTACGGAAATGGTCAGAAGCGATTCTGCCTTGAAAGCCTTGGGAAAAGATGGTGATCTAAGTGAAAGGCAGTCCCAGGTGGGAACCATTCAGGGAACGCAACAGCGCGGAAACCTGGACGCCAACCGCGCTGTCGGCGCTCAAGGAATATACCAGGCGGCCTACACGGACACGGCCCGCCACAGCGCCCATTCCATCGTGGCAAACATTGCGGCAACGGATATTCTCCAGAATGGGGCCGTCAGCCCGGGAAACCGTGATCTTCTCAATCGGTTGAATGCGAACCCGGATGTAAAGGGCTATCTTCAGACGGCCACCCATATGGACGTTTCTCCAAACGCGGATGAAGCCGCCGCCCTGGCAACCTATTTTGGTTCCCACGGTCATCATTTTACGCCAGGCATGCTCCAAGGCTCCCAAGTGAGTTTTAAAATGGCCTATGATCCGAAAAGCGGCGACATTGTTCCGTCCAATATTAACGTATCGACCGGCGCGGGCTTCCATAATTTCGGTC
This window harbors:
- a CDS encoding conjugal transfer protein TraH, which codes for MHKHFLLSIVLILTAAGTCFADDWIDNWIQQATANGPNMFESQKRGYASAGSLSLRFKNEKDYLVSFAPPRFRAGCGGIDMFMGSFSYLDAEYLMEKLERIAEGGVATFVYDIAMSVLSEPIQKSMKSLEAMVDRLNQLQIDDCQAAKGVSAYLKSTSSGEDQSEALQKFLIESGINDFYQGAQDDYNSSNTQQVMQDAGVTVSDMTSGCPEEMRRVFFKDGSLLANVAVENNIPESQTRIMSALTGDVLIDSGRYFMIGPCYNDPGDVDALVYGDLITRDASGACRQLDHIRIDGINYDSLYAWAYAMIGEVITAIGTKADLSPAAQAFIESMPSPVYMLVLNDIKAVGDLNNVEEISGRLAYVGALSYAYQMSKSLLFNTYKLYHDAMRIAHNQLGPDAGGRCVQQLVEQPAGYIETILGRLDSMYGYLEQAYAASLQRITNDLQQERLIQDRGDRLNRISFDKTGIRK
- a CDS encoding TraU family protein; this encodes MRLHPHLSISLILILILPTLVGSTCIEQEWNPDGFDYEFEVLGTCECCYGWWCRYGTLIAFWEPHRIIETVKDPYCSPTASQSLLLSLSADDAGSLDEVFLGGTHADHSNTEGATVFAQVHYLTHPMLDAMIDEFDDMCWESSDNGMEYISETDSEWQEIYSSMWWPEASLFATYPMVETCMADAAAAQFGTPIDALYWCLGAWGTLFNMNGHFNQDEYTTGNAGLAARTIAHMGRRGLLMDAASVQCYAISMPIWIKSYFKLQPIRPNEHPFKIPIGMDPLFWSEGLNRVDPGGDNFAWLLWRLRICCAS
- a CDS encoding conjugal transfer protein TraG N-terminal domain-containing protein, coding for MKRLCEIPPFMILLAPGYALADIPDTFREYVTYGGFHSIHNALSRIALSFSDNSYEGLFVAFMVVALTFWLGWGAIGYFRNGSALGFIYMAFTILTGAIVYIALIRPTTSMVVYDELLNIHQEVADVPEGVALLAGMQNSFTRTMTDIIWTSADPEVYDYRENANGDVYNIVRQVYNGEIDISTQNGNGRYINASLRRYCEDCVAFEILRPQSDLNVNMFATSSDLTELLEAARSPSVFTVYFNSASPTGTTMSCADAYDRIVGDLNAITDISDENMNFWQTKCAEAGYHNSTGMIGEDQIKRCMQRTTQFLSYITQGNVAPSEVTRNLLIARELWNAALNADIAALGNYKIGTALSGEAISTDRWLPLIKEVMTAIYLGLVPFLVILLPTPLIGRVGGLIIGFFCFLTAWEVCDALVHSYAMDHTINFFDEIRRNGLSFKSIAMMESHSHQSMLMFGKTRSATMILAGVISGVIAKFGGAALAHFANTMNFGHLGREAATQINDPNGQASALESYAKSPVPVETHRNQGYHEMVRLSNLAYAGNISGSEILIDDSDGSFTAAAAHKGRETTNRTLDGSARYSAVNKQSGIRDMNAQDARELMQESQVAGGLASAVTAESLGMEEHYDRTSTEMVRSDSALKALGKDGDLSERQSQVGTIQGTQQRGNLDANRAVGAQGIYQAAYTDTARHSAHSIVANIAATDILQNGAVSPGNRDLLNRLNANPDVKGYLQTATHMDVSPNADEAAALATYFGSHGHHFTPGMLQGSQVSFKMAYDPKSGDIVPSNINVSTGAGFHNFGQYFERPITPASPYALTNPSSGDTVTITSGRVYGQSGVYQQAEGFMADGTPVSLGSSDGHVLDRMSLGERFSGFGTPYVLSRLSQGIDSMIRGADLTEASQRAEVIPQIAKAVSSNFVSANQSYVDQVASAMGGSIGGGLSKFIGASGNVGASFTKRDVNEFARNVITQRLMDVTANATNNETARKALQNEISSMTADDYRYMKSAINEYRRNHIKDMVS
- a CDS encoding TrbC family F-type conjugative pilus assembly protein, whose amino-acid sequence is MKPITLAISLIVISSLLSSGQDIERMVNGIEKSPYFQRAEQAVKRNEKTLHRKVQQKIEEKRVTVSAINEQIKNELIQAAAPETENADAHVDTTSRIYIFVSRSVPLAVLKSFAADIDTLGSNTLRLVFRAFPKNFLHTFLQKEQAGTKGDGVVRAKIIVGEKIFNRYHVDRVPAVVFDPDPMTSHDDWLLVYGADSLHQALTLFYRESGRHELKMAANRVVKIE
- a CDS encoding S26 family signal peptidase; the protein is MNKPRLNAKFSCCLALLCLSLAAGMAIPDRLTITKTDSVKYHLFWEIDRKRLQRGDYVRLPLFDPGVGCKPCSIVKRIGCLPGDRLVSEDMNYYCNGKYLGQCMTGKNIAPFRFTGKVPPGMVFLVGDRDNSYDSRYFGFKSISDIETVLSPLF
- a CDS encoding conjugal transfer protein TraF, giving the protein MTHDTSDLNRSATSKRCFLLFFSLLLIAAPAWSADTFWEDRQRGYFWYEDPDLPVYEEQDVPIEDQPMIGNTGQDTRPDRYSYDELFDLHPDRFQVVIDARLKHAVHRPTEENVLRFLEATDVAKKKSRLMANVAGYVAMQNPWLTGESRYPYSQPGRGVYVRQRNRDIQATLAEFKDRYAIIAFHQAGCGYCTAQEEILSHFEHLNSWTIRRIDITENPGLAARFHVDITPTLLLVSRSTQNSSILSSGVISLDQLTTRVYQLIRLMERRADPTDFYPMAFHETVK